One window of Novosphingobium sp. 9U genomic DNA carries:
- a CDS encoding histidine phosphatase family protein, whose product MKTLGLFRHAKSDWNDARLRDFDRPLNKRGRAGAALMGVHIRDYGVLWRRILASPAVRVTQTIELAAEAAGQVPPLNWDRRIYLASSPTLIELLREQEGDAPTVLMVGHNPGLEDLIFDLVPDDGSSPLRDEIEEKFPTAAFAVLELDIDTWRDIDDGCARLVHLMRPRDLDARLGPSLED is encoded by the coding sequence ATGAAGACCTTGGGCCTGTTCCGCCATGCCAAGTCGGACTGGAACGACGCGCGCCTGCGCGACTTCGACCGCCCTCTAAACAAGCGCGGACGCGCCGGCGCCGCACTGATGGGCGTGCACATCCGCGACTACGGGGTGCTCTGGCGACGTATCCTCGCCTCGCCCGCAGTGCGGGTGACGCAAACGATCGAGCTGGCCGCGGAGGCAGCGGGCCAGGTGCCGCCGCTCAATTGGGACCGGCGCATCTATCTGGCCAGTTCGCCCACGCTGATCGAACTGCTGCGCGAGCAGGAGGGCGATGCACCAACTGTGCTGATGGTCGGGCACAATCCCGGCCTCGAAGACCTAATCTTCGACTTGGTGCCTGACGATGGCTCAAGCCCCTTGCGCGACGAGATCGAAGAGAAATTCCCCACCGCGGCCTTTGCGGTGCTTGAACTGGACATCGACACCTGGCGCGACATCGATGACGGCTGCGCTCGGCTGGTGCACCTGATGCGTCCGCGCGATCTCGATGCCCGGCTAGGTCCCAGCCTGGAAGATTGA
- a CDS encoding DUF2218 domain-containing protein — MTQVEARVPTASGGKYVQQLCKHWAHKLPVELEGDTGVVTFVGAVATMKADGEAIDVTVRGEDREQVDRLKDVVAQHIDRFAFREAPLTYDWTWG; from the coding sequence ATGACCCAGGTCGAAGCACGCGTGCCCACGGCGAGTGGCGGCAAGTACGTCCAGCAGCTGTGCAAGCATTGGGCGCACAAGCTGCCGGTGGAGCTGGAGGGCGACACAGGCGTCGTCACTTTCGTCGGTGCAGTGGCGACTATGAAGGCTGATGGCGAGGCGATCGACGTCACCGTGCGCGGCGAAGATCGCGAGCAGGTCGATCGGTTGAAGGATGTCGTGGCGCAGCACATCGATCGCTTTGCGTTTCGCGAGGCGCCGCTGACGTACGATTGGACGTGGGGGTGA
- a CDS encoding SRPBCC domain-containing protein produces the protein MTDTHHELTITRFIAAPPAKVWEVMAERQNEWWCPTPWRAEVDYQDRRAGGACRMTMYGPDGEVAPQNGIYLAYEEGRRFVTTDAVVGDFEPTGPFMIGIWEVAPEGEGTRYTARARHWTEETMKQHAEMGFEQGWGACAAQLAEICEREA, from the coding sequence ATGACCGACACTCACCACGAACTAACGATCACCCGCTTCATCGCCGCGCCGCCTGCCAAAGTGTGGGAAGTCATGGCCGAGCGGCAGAACGAATGGTGGTGCCCGACGCCCTGGCGTGCCGAGGTTGACTACCAGGACCGCCGCGCGGGCGGCGCCTGCCGCATGACGATGTATGGCCCGGACGGCGAAGTGGCGCCGCAGAACGGCATCTACCTCGCTTACGAGGAAGGCCGGCGCTTCGTCACTACCGACGCCGTGGTCGGTGACTTCGAGCCGACAGGTCCGTTTATGATCGGCATCTGGGAAGTGGCGCCAGAGGGCGAAGGCACCCGCTACACGGCGCGGGCGCGGCATTGGACCGAGGAGACGATGAAGCAGCATGCGGAAATGGGCTTTGAGCAAGGCTGGGGTGCCTGTGCGGCGCAACTGGCGGAGATCTGCGAGCGGGAGGCTTAG
- a CDS encoding PadR family transcriptional regulator: MRHSHHHRHFGEQREFGRGPFGKGGFGAGFGAGFPGPFGPGGPRRGGRRRRLFDQAELQTLLLALLAEQPRHGYDLIKEIETLSGGEYAPSPGVVYPALTYMEEQGVIAAGEAAGSRKSYEATEEGRRQLSEQAEAVAALRGRLEALAQTREKTDPAPVRRAMHSMKTALFDRLSHESADRETVLAIAEIIDEAARKIERIEP; the protein is encoded by the coding sequence ATGAGGCACTCACATCATCACCGCCACTTTGGCGAACAACGCGAGTTTGGGCGCGGTCCGTTTGGTAAGGGCGGCTTCGGCGCCGGCTTCGGGGCTGGCTTCCCCGGCCCGTTCGGACCCGGAGGTCCACGCCGAGGCGGTCGTCGGCGGCGCCTGTTCGATCAGGCAGAGCTGCAGACGCTACTGCTGGCGCTGCTCGCCGAACAGCCGCGCCATGGCTACGATCTGATAAAGGAGATCGAGACGCTTTCGGGCGGCGAATACGCGCCTAGCCCCGGGGTCGTGTACCCTGCGCTTACCTACATGGAAGAGCAGGGCGTGATCGCCGCTGGCGAAGCAGCAGGCAGCCGCAAGTCGTACGAGGCGACGGAGGAAGGGCGCCGTCAGCTTTCCGAACAAGCCGAGGCCGTTGCCGCGCTACGCGGTCGTCTCGAGGCGCTGGCTCAGACGCGCGAGAAGACCGACCCGGCACCCGTGCGGCGTGCCATGCACTCGATGAAGACGGCGCTGTTCGACCGTCTGTCGCACGAGAGCGCGGATCGCGAGACCGTGCTGGCAATCGCCGAGATCATCGACGAAGCGGCTCGCAAGATCGAAAGGATCGAACCATGA
- a CDS encoding integration host factor subunit alpha, which yields MVRAGIIAEQGRVTMRSTETLTRAAIAEAIHSKLGLSRAESLAMVESVLRHMCEALSQGENVKISGFGTFLLRDKGERVGRNPKTGVEVPITPRRVMTFRASQMLKDRIAGS from the coding sequence ATGGTCCGCGCGGGGATTATTGCGGAACAAGGTAGGGTGACGATGCGCTCGACAGAGACGCTCACGCGCGCAGCCATTGCTGAGGCGATTCACAGCAAGCTCGGGCTATCCCGGGCCGAGTCGCTGGCGATGGTCGAATCCGTTCTGCGGCACATGTGCGAGGCGCTTTCCCAAGGGGAGAACGTCAAGATCTCGGGCTTCGGCACGTTCCTGTTGCGCGACAAGGGCGAGCGCGTCGGCCGCAATCCCAAGACCGGCGTTGAGGTGCCGATCACTCCGCGCCGGGTCATGACTTTCCGCGCCAGCCAAATGCTGAAGGACCGCATCGCCGGTTCCTGA
- a CDS encoding 2OG-Fe(II) oxygenase yields MALPEPIDEATECQRPAPDRRALADVGDRVRARLAADPSVYRVPVERAEIFAAGDFLDARECEHMMRLIDEVARPSDITHDAEPDFRTSYSGDVPQSDLVVRAVERRLYDLLGIDPTWGETVQGQRYTAGQQFKDHCDWFDTTQDYWRTESKLGGQRSWTAMVYLNTVEAGGVTEFTRLGVTIPPQAGALLVWNNNRADGRVNWDTMHAALPVEQGVKYVITKWFRTRRWGA; encoded by the coding sequence ATGGCCCTGCCCGAACCGATCGACGAAGCCACCGAATGCCAGCGCCCCGCGCCCGACCGTCGGGCACTTGCCGACGTAGGCGACAGGGTCCGCGCCCGCCTCGCGGCCGACCCCAGCGTTTACCGCGTGCCGGTCGAAAGGGCGGAGATCTTCGCCGCCGGCGACTTCCTCGACGCACGCGAATGCGAGCACATGATGCGCCTCATCGACGAGGTCGCCCGCCCGTCCGACATCACCCACGACGCCGAGCCAGACTTTCGCACAAGCTACTCAGGCGACGTGCCGCAGTCCGACCTGGTGGTGCGTGCGGTCGAGCGGCGGCTCTACGACTTGCTCGGCATCGACCCGACCTGGGGCGAGACCGTCCAGGGCCAACGCTACACGGCAGGGCAGCAGTTCAAGGACCACTGCGACTGGTTCGACACCACGCAAGACTACTGGCGCACCGAGAGCAAGCTGGGCGGCCAGCGCAGCTGGACGGCGATGGTCTACCTCAACACCGTAGAGGCGGGCGGCGTGACCGAGTTCACGCGGCTCGGCGTCACCATCCCGCCGCAAGCCGGTGCGCTGCTGGTGTGGAACAACAACCGCGCGGATGGCCGGGTGAACTGGGACACCATGCACGCCGCGCTGCCGGTCGAGCAGGGCGTGAAGTATGTGATCACCAAGTGGTTTCGCACGCGAAGGTGGGGCGCATAG
- a CDS encoding cytochrome b produces the protein MISQTARRYSRVAMILHWLIALLIVLNFIAIWVAEDMPKPQRMQIMANHKAIGITVLILTVVRIFWRVTRRPPPFQRTQQPWERALAHAVHALFYFAMIGIPLTGWSMVSGGGPVSLFGLFSVPPLPVPTSEAASGTFFSVHEKLAWLMIALFVLHVLGALKHQFVDRDRTLGRMIPFLRAPRG, from the coding sequence ATGATAAGCCAGACCGCCCGCCGCTACAGCCGCGTCGCCATGATCCTGCACTGGCTCATCGCCCTGCTGATCGTGCTCAACTTCATCGCGATCTGGGTGGCCGAGGACATGCCCAAGCCGCAGCGCATGCAGATCATGGCCAATCACAAGGCGATCGGCATCACCGTGCTGATCCTGACGGTGGTGCGCATTTTCTGGCGGGTGACCCGCCGGCCGCCGCCATTCCAGCGCACCCAGCAGCCCTGGGAGCGGGCGCTGGCGCACGCGGTGCACGCGCTGTTCTACTTCGCGATGATCGGCATCCCGCTGACCGGCTGGTCGATGGTCTCGGGCGGAGGCCCGGTCAGCCTGTTCGGCCTGTTCTCTGTTCCTCCGCTGCCCGTGCCGACCAGCGAGGCGGCGTCCGGCACCTTTTTCTCCGTGCACGAGAAGCTGGCTTGGCTGATGATCGCACTGTTCGTGCTGCACGTGCTGGGAGCGCTGAAGCACCAGTTCGTGGATCGGGACCGGACGCTTGGGCGGATGATCCCGTTCCTGCGGGCGCCGCGGGGATGA
- a CDS encoding MerR family transcriptional regulator, producing the protein MVPEFDDGKAPGALRTIGEVTRALGVRQHVLRYWEEQFPMLRPLKRSGGRRYYRPEDIALIAQIDRLVHHEGFTLRGARQFLEAGGTKPVQAVLPLPAVPIYEDAVTRSEAQPLIAELSSIRDDLAQALADS; encoded by the coding sequence ATGGTACCGGAATTCGACGACGGAAAGGCGCCCGGCGCGCTGCGCACGATTGGCGAGGTTACGCGTGCGCTGGGCGTGCGCCAACACGTGCTGCGTTATTGGGAAGAGCAGTTCCCCATGCTGCGCCCGCTGAAGCGCAGTGGTGGCCGACGCTACTATCGGCCTGAGGACATCGCGTTGATCGCACAGATCGATCGCCTGGTGCACCATGAGGGGTTCACCTTGCGCGGTGCACGCCAGTTCCTGGAAGCCGGCGGGACGAAGCCGGTACAGGCCGTGCTGCCTTTGCCAGCGGTGCCGATCTACGAGGACGCGGTTACACGATCGGAGGCACAGCCGCTCATCGCGGAGCTGAGTTCCATTCGGGATGATCTGGCGCAAGCGCTGGCAGACAGCTGA
- a CDS encoding DUF1003 domain-containing protein translates to MRKAPRTADELCKELLGRTIDQVDAEERRVLERIASGQIEDLDAQEEAALHATWGQRLADKVAAVGGSWGFIIGFGVVLVSWMLVNSRILEDLGLHPFDAYPYIFLNLMLSMLAAIQAPVIMMSQNRQSQKDRIAARHDYEVNLRTQLEIIRLQRRFDRLLDKLDERDGG, encoded by the coding sequence ATGCGCAAAGCCCCCAGGACCGCTGACGAACTCTGCAAGGAGCTGCTCGGGCGGACGATCGACCAGGTCGACGCCGAGGAGCGGCGCGTGCTCGAACGCATCGCCTCGGGCCAGATCGAGGACCTCGACGCGCAGGAAGAGGCGGCGCTGCACGCCACCTGGGGGCAGCGGCTGGCCGACAAGGTCGCCGCGGTGGGCGGCAGCTGGGGCTTCATCATCGGCTTCGGCGTGGTGCTGGTCAGCTGGATGCTGGTCAATAGCCGCATCCTGGAAGACCTCGGCCTGCACCCCTTCGATGCCTACCCGTACATCTTCCTCAACCTGATGCTGTCCATGCTCGCGGCGATCCAGGCACCCGTCATCATGATGAGCCAGAACCGCCAATCGCAGAAGGACCGCATCGCCGCTCGGCACGACTACGAGGTGAACTTGCGCACCCAGCTGGAGATCATCCGCCTGCAGCGCCGGTTCGATCGGCTGCTCGACAAGTTGGATGAGCGGGACGGGGGGTGA
- a CDS encoding mechanosensitive ion channel family protein gives MNYIATLHNQIERMARGFVQMLPQLAIACVILFIAWFLARFAVRIADRLTKRTHIREDLKQLLDTLVRLAIWIVGIVIALTVAIPSFTPASAFAGLGVGALAIGFAFQDIFENFLAGVLIMLREKMRIGDLIECEGIIGKVERITLRETHVRQLSNELTIVPNSKLFKNPVKILTDDVMRRDEITVGVGYDCDLAEAQRLIQSAVEALDDIVHEKPVLVVARTFGASSVDLLVQWWAPTGKTDIRLTRHSVVLAVKKALDEAGIEIPYPYVTNTFKEPLELARAETQAPSSPRRGEDK, from the coding sequence GTGAACTATATCGCCACCTTACACAACCAGATCGAGCGCATGGCGCGCGGCTTCGTGCAGATGCTGCCGCAGCTGGCGATCGCCTGTGTCATCCTCTTCATTGCCTGGTTCCTGGCCAGGTTCGCGGTCCGCATCGCCGACCGGCTGACCAAGCGCACGCATATCCGCGAAGACCTGAAGCAACTTCTCGACACGCTGGTGCGCCTCGCGATCTGGATTGTCGGCATCGTGATTGCGCTGACCGTGGCCATCCCCAGCTTCACTCCGGCTAGCGCCTTTGCCGGCCTCGGCGTCGGCGCCCTGGCGATCGGCTTTGCGTTCCAAGATATCTTCGAGAACTTCCTGGCCGGCGTCCTCATCATGCTACGCGAGAAGATGCGGATCGGCGACCTGATCGAGTGCGAGGGCATCATCGGCAAAGTCGAGCGCATCACCTTGCGCGAAACCCACGTGCGCCAGCTCTCCAACGAGCTGACGATCGTGCCCAATTCCAAGCTGTTCAAGAACCCGGTCAAGATCCTGACCGACGACGTAATGCGCCGCGACGAGATCACCGTGGGCGTCGGCTACGATTGCGACCTGGCAGAGGCGCAGCGGCTGATCCAGTCCGCAGTCGAGGCGCTGGACGACATCGTGCATGAAAAGCCGGTGCTGGTGGTTGCGCGCACCTTTGGCGCCAGCTCTGTCGACCTGCTGGTGCAGTGGTGGGCGCCGACGGGCAAGACCGACATCCGCCTCACCCGCCACAGCGTGGTCTTGGCGGTGAAGAAGGCGCTTGATGAGGCGGGGATCGAGATACCGTACCCGTATGTCACCAACACCTTCAAGGAGCCGCTGGAGCTGGCACGAGCCGAGACGCAAGCCCCCTCCTCTCCCCGTCGGGGAGAGGATAAATAG
- a CDS encoding lysine--tRNA ligase translates to MTETQQNRGLIDAALKSKAWPFEEARKLLKRYPQGKPNGEAVLFETGYGPSGLPHIGTFQEVLRTTLVRRAYEVLTGGAPTRLVAFSDDMDGLRKAPDNVPNAELLRANLGKPLSRIPDPFGTHESFGHHNNAMLRDFLDRFGFDYEFISASDRYNSGGFDQALSNVLTHFDAIMGVMLPTLREERRKTYSPVLPVSPTSGVVLQVPVEVLDAATGMIAFTDEDGTRIEQSVFGGHAKLQWKVDWAMRWVDLGVDYEMCGKDLTDSVTQSGKIAQILGGRRPEGLIYELFLDENGEKISKSKGNGLTIEQWLTYGTEESLGFYLFREPKSAKQLHIGVIPKAVDEYWQFRGNLTAQELDKQLGNPVWHLLRANGEAEGAGDTLPVTFGLLLNLVGVLGAEATADQVWSYLANYVADATPEAHPELEALVAAALATNRDYIAPTLKRRAPTANEVAALQALNDELAKAAPDATAETLQNAVYEIGKREDFAFENLREWFKALYETLLGSSQGPRMGSFIALYGIPETRKLIAEALQHAQSPQDR, encoded by the coding sequence ATGACTGAAACTCAGCAAAACCGGGGCCTGATCGACGCCGCCCTCAAGTCCAAGGCCTGGCCGTTCGAGGAGGCGCGCAAGCTCCTCAAGCGCTACCCGCAGGGCAAGCCGAATGGTGAGGCCGTGCTGTTCGAAACTGGCTATGGTCCCTCGGGCCTGCCGCATATCGGCACGTTCCAGGAAGTGCTGCGCACGACGCTGGTCCGCCGCGCCTACGAAGTGCTGACCGGTGGCGCGCCGACACGATTGGTGGCGTTTTCGGACGACATGGACGGCTTGCGCAAGGCGCCGGACAACGTCCCCAATGCCGAACTGCTGCGCGCCAACCTGGGCAAGCCGCTCAGCCGGATCCCCGATCCGTTCGGCACGCACGAGAGCTTCGGGCATCACAACAATGCCATGCTGCGCGACTTCCTTGATCGGTTCGGCTTCGATTACGAGTTCATCTCCGCCAGCGATCGGTATAACTCCGGCGGCTTCGACCAGGCGCTCAGCAATGTCCTGACGCACTTCGACGCGATCATGGGCGTGATGCTGCCGACGCTTCGTGAGGAGCGGCGCAAGACCTACTCGCCGGTGCTGCCGGTCTCGCCCACCAGCGGGGTGGTGCTGCAGGTGCCGGTCGAGGTGTTGGATGCCGCTACCGGCATGATCGCCTTCACCGACGAGGACGGCACCCGGATCGAACAATCGGTGTTCGGCGGCCACGCCAAGCTGCAGTGGAAGGTCGACTGGGCGATGCGTTGGGTGGACCTGGGCGTCGACTACGAGATGTGCGGCAAGGACCTGACCGACTCGGTCACCCAGTCGGGCAAGATCGCACAGATCCTGGGCGGCCGCCGACCCGAGGGCCTGATCTACGAGCTGTTTCTCGATGAGAACGGCGAGAAGATCTCCAAGTCCAAGGGCAACGGCCTGACCATCGAGCAGTGGCTGACCTACGGGACCGAGGAGTCGCTTGGCTTCTACCTGTTCCGCGAGCCCAAGAGCGCCAAGCAACTGCACATCGGCGTGATCCCGAAGGCTGTCGACGAGTACTGGCAGTTCCGCGGCAACCTCACCGCGCAAGAGCTCGACAAGCAGTTGGGCAATCCGGTGTGGCACCTGCTGCGTGCCAACGGTGAAGCAGAAGGTGCGGGCGATACGCTGCCGGTGACCTTCGGGCTGCTGCTCAACCTTGTCGGAGTGCTTGGGGCGGAAGCGACGGCGGATCAGGTCTGGTCCTACCTCGCCAACTATGTCGCCGATGCGACGCCTGAAGCGCATCCGGAGTTGGAAGCGCTGGTCGCCGCCGCGCTCGCCACCAACCGCGACTACATCGCGCCGACCCTTAAGCGCCGGGCTCCCACGGCAAACGAGGTGGCAGCGCTGCAAGCGTTGAACGACGAGCTGGCGAAGGCTGCACCCGATGCCACGGCGGAGACACTGCAGAACGCGGTCTATGAGATCGGCAAGCGCGAGGACTTCGCCTTCGAGAACCTGCGTGAGTGGTTCAAGGCGCTCTACGAGACGCTGCTAGGCTCTTCGCAGGGCCCGCGCATGGGCAGCTTCATTGCGCTTTACGGCATTCCCGAAACCCGCAAGCTCATCGCCGAGGCCCTTCAGCATGCGCAAAGCCCCCAGGACCGCTGA
- a CDS encoding glutathione S-transferase family protein: MSAAPQLALYGHPFSSYTWKAQIALHANDLDYELRVLDGEHPEHAEVVQSAGPLGKFPVLQDGDNLLFEATTIIEYLARHYAPSGSLIPNDPDAAIAMRMLDRVFDNYVMGSMQDVVNEYLRYPGAPDATRVAEARGKLQKAYAWLEDWLRYYGPGEQVTLIECAAAPSLFYADWVLPIAPEFRRLRAWRAHLLRLPAVARCVEAARPFRAGFPLGAPDRD, encoded by the coding sequence GTGAGCGCTGCTCCTCAGCTGGCGCTCTACGGCCATCCGTTCTCGTCGTATACCTGGAAGGCGCAGATCGCGCTGCATGCCAACGACCTCGACTACGAACTGCGCGTGCTCGATGGCGAGCACCCCGAGCATGCGGAGGTGGTCCAATCGGCCGGCCCACTCGGCAAGTTCCCGGTGCTGCAGGACGGCGACAATCTGCTGTTCGAAGCGACGACGATCATCGAATATCTGGCGCGCCACTATGCGCCCAGCGGTTCGCTGATCCCCAACGATCCCGACGCGGCGATCGCCATGCGCATGCTGGATCGCGTATTCGACAACTACGTAATGGGCTCGATGCAGGATGTCGTGAACGAGTATTTGCGCTATCCTGGTGCTCCGGATGCGACACGCGTCGCCGAGGCGCGGGGCAAGCTGCAGAAGGCGTACGCCTGGCTCGAAGACTGGCTGCGGTACTATGGTCCCGGTGAGCAAGTGACGCTGATCGAGTGCGCCGCCGCACCCTCGCTGTTCTACGCCGACTGGGTGCTGCCGATCGCGCCGGAGTTCCGCCGCCTTCGCGCCTGGCGGGCGCACCTGCTGCGGCTGCCTGCTGTCGCCCGCTGCGTCGAGGCGGCACGCCCATTCCGCGCCGGGTTCCCGCTCGGCGCTCCGGATCGCGATTGA
- a CDS encoding ATP-dependent DNA helicase, protein MDPLALPALHASHAGSWLRDAAGTTRTVGKGEAVMAVADTPHLILNAPLVATRLGYPDLSGLDLLELYAFIHPARFVVPTPKGLAHALSLEEPADDAQVPRLLQEAAGVLLATCEDPAWLEREGAWSALQSLTRLRWPWTGPLARRIARPERAERWLFAKLPEWEDAGELPQPRQVQIDEAGTLTRLAQLTGSAAEQRSGQRDYAARAAGAFSPRLKSGQPHLLLAQAGTGIGKTLGYLAPASLWTEQSGGTVWVSTFTKALQRQLRQESRRAWPERRADGSQPVVVRKGRENYLCLLNLEDALQGGFAGRAAILAHLVARWAAYTQDGDMIGGDLPGWLGTLFRKRGIAALTDQRGECVYAGCPHYRKCFIERAARASARADLVIGNHALVMVNAARGRDPAARPTRIVFDEGHHVFDAADSTFAAALTGAEAIELRRWVIGPEKASRGRRRGLAARLADVASYDEAGGRAIAAAREAAEALPSDGWLQRLVEGAPSGPLEDLLGAVRATVYARDESGGTEAGYGLETEAAGLEGPFVELAQAARAALSELRQPLIRIGTRLEALLEEPPDWLDGQGRQRIEGARHSLGWRVDLLAAWEALLERLGGAADPEFVDWLSIERSEAREFDIGIHRRWLDPMKPFARTVLEPAHGVVMTSATLTDRTGREEEDWAVAVARSGAPHIGVAPQMSAHQSPFDYAGQSEVLIVTDVPRGDIPALAGAYGRLIEASGGGVLGLFTAIRRLRAVHGRIADRLARGGLPLYAQHVDPIDTGTLVDIFRDDPKASLLGTDALRDGVDVPGRSLRLVVMEQVPWPRPTILHRARRLAAGSAKGGAQSYDDGIIRARLAQAFGRLIRSKDDRGHFIVLSSAFPSRLLTAFPAGTPIHRVTLDEALQRVAAHGQEPSMIETDSKHDA, encoded by the coding sequence ATGGATCCGCTCGCCCTCCCCGCTCTCCATGCGAGCCACGCCGGATCTTGGTTGCGGGATGCGGCCGGCACCACGCGCACGGTCGGCAAGGGCGAGGCGGTCATGGCAGTGGCGGACACGCCGCACCTGATCCTCAACGCGCCGCTGGTCGCGACGCGGCTGGGCTATCCGGACCTGTCCGGCCTCGACCTGCTCGAACTCTACGCGTTCATCCACCCCGCGCGCTTCGTGGTGCCCACGCCCAAGGGCCTCGCCCACGCCTTGTCGCTGGAGGAGCCGGCCGACGACGCACAAGTGCCGCGCCTGCTGCAGGAAGCCGCCGGCGTCCTGCTCGCCACGTGCGAAGACCCGGCCTGGCTTGAGCGGGAAGGAGCATGGAGCGCGCTGCAGTCGCTCACCCGCCTTCGCTGGCCTTGGACCGGACCGCTGGCGCGGCGCATCGCCCGGCCCGAGCGCGCCGAGCGCTGGCTGTTCGCCAAGCTGCCCGAGTGGGAGGATGCCGGCGAGTTGCCCCAGCCGCGCCAGGTTCAGATCGACGAGGCCGGCACCCTCACCCGCCTAGCACAGCTGACCGGCTCCGCAGCCGAGCAACGCAGTGGCCAGCGCGACTACGCGGCGCGTGCGGCAGGTGCATTCTCGCCGCGGCTCAAGTCCGGGCAGCCGCACCTGTTGCTGGCGCAAGCGGGCACCGGCATCGGCAAGACGCTCGGCTATCTTGCCCCTGCCTCGCTGTGGACTGAGCAGTCGGGCGGCACCGTCTGGGTCTCGACCTTCACCAAGGCATTGCAGCGCCAGTTGCGCCAGGAAAGCCGCCGCGCTTGGCCGGAACGGCGCGCGGACGGGTCGCAGCCGGTGGTGGTCCGCAAGGGGCGAGAGAACTACTTGTGCTTGCTGAACCTGGAAGACGCGCTTCAGGGCGGTTTCGCCGGGCGCGCGGCGATCCTGGCGCACTTGGTGGCGCGCTGGGCAGCCTATACCCAGGACGGCGACATGATCGGCGGCGACTTGCCTGGTTGGCTCGGTACGCTGTTCCGCAAGCGCGGCATCGCGGCGCTGACCGACCAACGTGGCGAATGCGTCTATGCCGGCTGCCCGCACTACCGCAAATGCTTCATCGAGCGTGCGGCGCGGGCCAGTGCGCGGGCCGACCTGGTCATCGGCAACCATGCCTTGGTCATGGTCAACGCCGCCCGCGGGCGCGACCCAGCCGCGCGGCCCACCCGGATCGTCTTCGACGAGGGCCACCATGTTTTCGACGCCGCCGATTCGACCTTCGCCGCCGCGCTTACCGGCGCCGAGGCGATCGAGCTGCGCCGCTGGGTCATCGGGCCTGAGAAAGCCTCGCGCGGGCGGCGGCGGGGCTTGGCAGCACGGTTGGCCGACGTCGCGAGCTACGACGAGGCGGGCGGCCGCGCCATCGCCGCAGCGCGCGAGGCAGCCGAGGCGCTGCCCTCCGACGGCTGGCTGCAGCGCCTGGTCGAAGGCGCACCCTCGGGCCCGCTGGAGGATTTGCTCGGAGCGGTGCGCGCGACCGTCTACGCCCGGGACGAGAGCGGCGGCACCGAGGCCGGCTATGGTCTCGAAACCGAAGCGGCGGGGCTTGAGGGTCCGTTTGTGGAGCTGGCCCAGGCCGCACGCGCGGCCCTATCCGAACTGCGCCAGCCACTGATCCGGATCGGCACGCGGCTGGAAGCGCTGCTGGAGGAGCCGCCCGACTGGCTCGATGGTCAAGGCCGCCAGCGCATCGAAGGCGCACGCCATTCGCTCGGCTGGCGCGTCGATCTTCTCGCGGCGTGGGAAGCGCTGTTGGAGCGTTTGGGCGGCGCCGCCGATCCCGAGTTCGTCGACTGGCTCTCGATCGAACGCAGCGAAGCGCGCGAATTCGACATTGGGATACATCGCCGCTGGCTCGACCCGATGAAGCCGTTTGCGCGCACCGTGCTCGAGCCTGCGCACGGCGTCGTGATGACCTCGGCGACGCTCACGGATCGCACCGGACGCGAGGAGGAGGACTGGGCCGTCGCCGTGGCGCGCAGCGGCGCGCCGCACATCGGCGTGGCACCGCAGATGTCGGCACACCAGAGCCCGTTCGATTACGCTGGCCAGTCCGAAGTGCTGATCGTCACCGACGTGCCGCGCGGAGACATCCCGGCGCTCGCTGGCGCTTACGGGCGGTTGATCGAAGCCTCTGGCGGCGGCGTGCTCGGCCTGTTCACCGCCATCCGCCGTCTGCGCGCGGTCCACGGCCGGATCGCTGATCGCCTCGCGCGTGGCGGCCTGCCGCTTTACGCGCAGCACGTCGACCCGATCGACACCGGCACCCTGGTGGACATCTTCCGCGACGACCCCAAGGCTTCGCTGCTCGGCACCGATGCGCTGCGCGACGGGGTCGACGTGCCCGGCCGCTCGCTGCGTCTGGTGGTGATGGAGCAAGTCCCCTGGCCACGCCCGACCATTCTCCACCGCGCCCGCCGCCTCGCTGCCGGGAGTGCGAAAGGCGGAGCTCAATCCTACGACGATGGCATCATCCGCGCCCGACTGGCGCAGGCGTTCGGGCGACTGATCCGCAGCAAGGATGACCGCGGGCACTTCATCGTGCTCTCCTCCGCGTTCCCCTCGCGGCTGCTCACCGCCTTCCCTGCGGGCACGCCGATCCACCGCGTCACACTGGACGAGGCCTTGCAACGCGTCGCGGCTCATGGTCAGGAGCCGAGCATGATCGAGACCGACAGCAAGCACGACGCATGA